Proteins found in one Erythrobacter sp. 3-20A1M genomic segment:
- the zapE gene encoding cell division protein ZapE produces the protein MSGMLSRYEALIAADELRADAGQRAVAERLEALQSELESSRVKRSALGRLLHRPEQPPRGLYIWGGVGRGKSMLMDLFFETLDMRAKRRVHFHAFMLEVDAMIREEREGQRGDPIAPVAKRIAEDVRLLAFDEMVVNNTADAAIMSRLFTALIRDERVTVVTTSNRPPSDLYKDGLNRSLFLPFIDLIEAELDVVALDGPTDYRLDRLGELDTWHTPLGEASTEQVREAFFRLTDYKPEDAAHVPSADLDLGGGRSLHVPKSLKGVAVFSFKRLCGENRGAADYLAIARAYHTVIVVGIPQMDADRRNEAIRFTKLVDALYELKVKFFATAAVEPENLYPDGDGSFEFARTVSRLEEMQSPQYMALGHGSD, from the coding sequence GCTGATCGCCGCGGACGAACTGCGCGCCGATGCGGGTCAGCGAGCGGTGGCGGAGCGTCTGGAGGCGCTTCAGAGCGAACTCGAGAGCAGCCGCGTGAAGCGATCCGCGCTCGGGCGGTTACTGCATCGCCCGGAACAGCCGCCGCGCGGGCTCTATATCTGGGGCGGCGTCGGGCGCGGTAAGTCGATGCTGATGGACCTGTTCTTCGAAACGCTCGACATGCGGGCCAAGCGCCGGGTCCACTTCCACGCCTTTATGCTCGAAGTCGACGCGATGATCCGCGAGGAGCGCGAGGGGCAACGCGGCGACCCCATCGCCCCGGTGGCGAAGCGGATCGCGGAAGACGTGCGGTTGCTCGCCTTCGATGAGATGGTCGTCAACAACACCGCCGACGCAGCGATCATGAGCCGGCTGTTCACCGCTCTGATCCGCGACGAACGCGTGACGGTCGTCACCACCAGCAACCGGCCGCCGTCCGATCTCTACAAGGACGGGCTCAATCGCTCGCTATTCCTGCCGTTCATCGATCTGATCGAGGCGGAGCTGGACGTGGTCGCGCTCGACGGGCCGACCGATTACCGGCTGGACCGGCTGGGCGAACTCGACACCTGGCACACGCCGCTGGGTGAAGCATCGACCGAGCAGGTGCGCGAGGCGTTCTTCCGCCTGACCGATTACAAGCCGGAAGACGCGGCGCATGTCCCCTCCGCCGATCTCGACCTCGGGGGCGGTCGCAGCCTACACGTGCCCAAGAGTCTGAAGGGCGTGGCGGTCTTCAGCTTCAAGCGGCTATGCGGTGAAAACCGCGGCGCGGCGGACTATCTCGCCATCGCGCGTGCTTATCATACCGTGATCGTCGTCGGCATTCCGCAGATGGACGCGGACCGGCGCAACGAGGCGATCCGGTTTACCAAGCTGGTCGACGCGCTGTACGAGCTGAAGGTGAAGTTCTTCGCCACTGCCGCGGTCGAGCCGGAGAACCTCTACCCGGATGGCGACGGCAGTTTCGAATTCGCACGCACGGTCAGCCGGCTGGAAGAAATGCAGAGCCCGCAATACATGGCACTTGGCCACGGCAGCGATTGA